The following are from one region of the Vanessa cardui chromosome 3, ilVanCard2.1, whole genome shotgun sequence genome:
- the LOC124543604 gene encoding calmodulin isoform X1: MVVTTADQLTEEQIAEFKEAFSLFDKDGDGTITTKELGTVMRSLGQNPTEAELQDMINEVDADGNGTIDFPEFLTMMARKMKDTDSEEEIREAFRVFDKDGNGFISAAELRHVMTNLGEKLTDEEVDEMIREADIDGDGQVNYEEFVTMMTSK; encoded by the exons ATGGTGGTCACAACG GCGGATCAGTTGACGGAAGAACAGATCGCAGAGTTCAAGGAGGCGTTTTCACTGTTCGACAAAGACGGCGATGGCACCATCACCACCAAAGAGCTCGGCACCGTGATGCGCTCCCTAGGACAGAACCCCACAGAAGCTGAACTTCAAGACATGATTAATGAAGTCGATGCGGACG GCAACGGCACGATAGACTTCCCCGAATTCCTCACGATGATGGCGCGCAAGATGAAAGACACAGACAGCGAGGAGGAGATCCGTGAGGCATTCCGCGTGTTCGACAAGGACGGCAACGGTTTCATATCCGCGGCCGAGCTGCGCCACGTGATGACCAACCTCGGCGAGAAGCTCACCGACGAGGAGGTCGACGAGATGATCCGCGAGGCCGACATCGACGGCGATGGACAGGTCAATTATGAGG AATTCGTCACCATGATGACGTCGAAGTGA
- the LOC124543604 gene encoding calmodulin isoform X2: protein MADQLTEEQIAEFKEAFSLFDKDGDGTITTKELGTVMRSLGQNPTEAELQDMINEVDADGNGTIDFPEFLTMMARKMKDTDSEEEIREAFRVFDKDGNGFISAAELRHVMTNLGEKLTDEEVDEMIREADIDGDGQVNYEEFVTMMTSK, encoded by the exons GCGGATCAGTTGACGGAAGAACAGATCGCAGAGTTCAAGGAGGCGTTTTCACTGTTCGACAAAGACGGCGATGGCACCATCACCACCAAAGAGCTCGGCACCGTGATGCGCTCCCTAGGACAGAACCCCACAGAAGCTGAACTTCAAGACATGATTAATGAAGTCGATGCGGACG GCAACGGCACGATAGACTTCCCCGAATTCCTCACGATGATGGCGCGCAAGATGAAAGACACAGACAGCGAGGAGGAGATCCGTGAGGCATTCCGCGTGTTCGACAAGGACGGCAACGGTTTCATATCCGCGGCCGAGCTGCGCCACGTGATGACCAACCTCGGCGAGAAGCTCACCGACGAGGAGGTCGACGAGATGATCCGCGAGGCCGACATCGACGGCGATGGACAGGTCAATTATGAGG AATTCGTCACCATGATGACGTCGAAGTGA
- the LOC124543603 gene encoding transcription factor Adf-1-like yields MEDEKLIECVRKYEFIYNLQHPKYMDSVKKEMAWKDISEQLKQPAAACKQRWQGLRDAYRRALNKKKGKSGQAAKNIKKWKYEDEMAFVASFFVERKSLESVELTSDDEESQPNSAGTEIQNHHFNNEIDNTVDIPAAENITATEIQNEDDITASNKSSQPLLSQAKKAKTIKRSKIQPPQTASAVLMSKLLEAQNKSPRQDDELDRFFLHISDTVKKFSPYLQAIAKSKIFSLVSEMELQQLAPPNFVTASPPYAYASSPASTSSGVQASATPMPPSPELWNTNEWNNNNNQA; encoded by the exons ATGGAGGACGAAAAACTAATAGAATGTGTACGTAAATatgagtttatatataatttacaacatccgAAGTATATGGATAgtgtaaaaaaagaaatggcTTGGAAGGATATTTCGGAACAACTAAAACAACCAG ctgCAGCTTGCAAACAAAGATGGCAAGGGCTAAGGGATGCATATAGACGagcattaaataagaaaaaaggcAAAAGTGGACAAGCAGCGAAAAACATTAAGAAATGGAAGTATGAAGATGAAATGGCTTTTGTTGCTTCGTTCTTTGTCGAAAGAAAATCTTTAGAATCCGTTGAGCTGACAAGTGACGATGAAGAGTCACAGCCGAATAGCGCAGGAACTGAAATTCAGAACCATCACTTCAACAATGAGATCGATAATACTGTTGATATTCCTGCTGCAGAAAATATTACAGCCACCGAAATTCAGAACGAAGATGACATTACTGCCAGTAACAAATCCTCACAACCACTACTCAGTCAAGCAAAAAAGGCCAAGACAATAAAGAGAAGTAAAATCCAGCCACCACAAACAGCATCTGCTGTATTGATGTCGAAATTGTTAGAAGCGCAAAATAAATCTCCACGGCAAGACGATGAATTAGACCGATTTTTTTTGCACATATCAGATACAGTAAAGAAGTTTTCTCCTTACTTACAAGCCATCGCAAAAAGCAAAATATTCAGTTTAGTTTCCGAAATGGAATTACAGCAGCTCGCACCACCTAACTTTGTTACAGCTTCACCACCGTATGCCTATGCTTCATCTCCAGCATCGACTTCTTCGGGCGTACAAGCGAGTGCTACACCTATGCCTCCGTCTCCTGAGCTTTGGAACACTAACGagtggaataataataataatcaagcatAA
- the LOC124543602 gene encoding putative nuclease HARBI1, producing MATIEQLAMIAIILDEEEEECSKNTRRYWIHSSIKKRKTEGEYWTLFRHLVDDEEKFFQYFRMCTFKFNDLLKKIENDIVKKNTNFRECLLPKEKLAVCLRYLATGDSFTTIAFSYRLGISTVRRAVLEVCDAVIKNVLRESIPTPGIEQWEKNIEEFWNKWNFPNCVASIDGKHVIILAPPNSGSLYFNYKKTFSIVLMALVDANYNFIAVNVGAFGKDSDGGILSKSKMGRAIFENKFNIPSNRCLPGTNVSAPCVILGDEAFPLKNNLLRPYPSQQSINDSKKRHFNYRICRARRVVENAFGILSQKFRIYNRRMHLKPEYAEKIVLTTCILHNFIRRSETVSFTETNTPVQFNNLRHQGGNAVSTAFDIRNKFADFFQTAQGQLDWISTL from the exons atGGCGACGATTGAACAACTGGCAATGATTGCTATCATTTTGGATGAAGAGGAAGaggaatgctcaaaaaacactCGACGCTACTGGATTCACAGTTCTATAAAAAAACGCAAAACGGAAGGAGAATATTGGACATTATTCAGGCACTTAGTTGATGACGAAGAAAAGTTTTTTCAGTACTTCCGAATGTGTACATTCAAATTTAACGATTTgctgaaaaaaattgaaaatgacattgtcaaaaaaaacacaaactttAGAGAATGCCTGCTACCTAAAGAAAAGCTTGCTGTGTGTTTACG GTACTTAGCAACAGGCGATTCATTTACAACCATTGCTTTTAGTTATCGTTTGGGAATCAGTACTGTGAGACGTGCTGTGTTAGAAGTTTGTGATgctgtaataaaaaatgtactgcGAGAAAGTATCCCGACGCCTGGCATCGAACAATgggaaaaaaatatagaagaatTTTGGAATAAATGGAATTTTCCTAATTGTGTAGCTTCTATAGATGGCAAGCACGTTATTATTTTAGCACCACCAAACAGTGgttctttgtattttaattataaaaaaacattttctatcGTACTTATGGCTTTAGTTGACGCTAATTATAACTTCATAGCTGTTAACGTTGGTGCTTTCGGCAAAGATAGTGATGGGGGTattttgtcaaaatcaaaaatggGCAGAGCtatattcgaaaataaatttaatatcccCAGTAATAGATGTTTGCCGGGGACTAATGTCAGTGCACCATGTGTAATATTAGGAGATGAAGCTTTCCCCTTAAAAAACAATCTTCTAAGACCTTATCCCTCACAACAGTCCATAAACGATAGCAAGAAACGCCATTTTAATTATCGCATTTGCCGTGCACGACGTGTTGTAGAAAATGCTTTTGGAATTTTAAGTCAaaaatttcgtatttataatagacGTATGCATTTAAAACCAGAATATGCCGAAAAAATTGTACTAACTACTTGCATATTGCATAATTTCATAAGACGCAGCGAAACTGTATCCTTTACGGAAACTAATACTCCTGTACAGTTTAACAACCTAAGACACCAAGGAGGTAATGCAGTTTCTACCGCTTTTGATATACGCAATAAATTTGCCGATTTTTTCCAAACGGCTCAAGGGCAATTAGATTGGATATCtactttgtaa